One part of the Pandoraea faecigallinarum genome encodes these proteins:
- a CDS encoding phage holin family protein, whose translation MTQNDRTTPPPSLRHLAGALLEIFQSRLELIGIELTQEKERLVGVAFLGLAAMLFGVLALMSLTALMIVVFWDTYRLPAISGIVIVYCLLAGWCATRARDILREAPLPFEATLTEFKNDRNALRAD comes from the coding sequence ATGACCCAGAATGATCGCACGACCCCGCCGCCCTCGCTGCGGCACCTCGCCGGTGCGTTGCTCGAGATTTTTCAGTCGCGCCTCGAGCTCATCGGCATCGAACTGACCCAAGAGAAAGAACGCCTGGTGGGCGTCGCCTTCCTCGGCCTTGCCGCGATGCTCTTCGGTGTCCTCGCACTCATGTCACTCACCGCGCTGATGATCGTGGTTTTCTGGGACACGTATCGCCTGCCGGCCATCTCCGGCATTGTCATCGTGTATTGCCTGCTCGCGGGCTGGTGCGCCACCCGTGCCCGCGATATTTTGCGTGAGGCCCCGTTGCCATTCGAAGCCACACTGACCGAATTCAAAAATGACCGCAACGCGCTGCGTGCGGATTGA
- a CDS encoding IS110 family transposase codes for MNCTAVGVDIAKSVFQVHYVDQETGEIVNKPIKRAKFLEHFANRAPCLIGMEACGGAHHWARQLAKLGHEVKLMPGEFVKAFNIRNKSDAADAKAIWLAVQQPGKPVAVKTEMQQAMLGLHRMRQQLIKFRTMQINALRGLLTEYGEVMGKSRAKLDKEIPAVLERIAERLPAVLIDTFRAQWNGLEKLDEQIAEIERRMREWKKEDKAVKAISEIPGVGLLTATAAVAMMGDAKAFSSGREFAAWVGIVPKQTGSGGKVNLHGISKRGDTYLRTLLIHGARSVLTHAKEPGEWVEQIQKRRPKNVVIVALANKMARTIWAVLAHDRQYQKGYVSVKPV; via the coding sequence GTGAATTGTACGGCAGTGGGTGTAGACATCGCGAAAAGTGTGTTCCAAGTGCATTACGTCGATCAGGAAACTGGCGAGATCGTGAACAAGCCGATCAAGCGGGCAAAGTTCCTTGAGCATTTTGCGAACCGAGCGCCGTGCCTGATCGGGATGGAAGCGTGCGGTGGTGCGCACCACTGGGCCCGGCAACTCGCGAAGCTGGGCCACGAGGTGAAGCTGATGCCGGGGGAGTTCGTAAAGGCTTTCAACATCAGGAACAAGAGCGATGCGGCTGATGCGAAGGCGATCTGGCTGGCCGTGCAGCAGCCGGGCAAGCCGGTCGCAGTAAAGACCGAAATGCAGCAAGCCATGCTGGGGCTGCACCGGATGAGACAGCAACTGATCAAATTTCGCACGATGCAGATTAATGCTCTGCGAGGGCTGCTAACGGAATACGGTGAAGTGATGGGCAAGAGTCGGGCGAAGCTCGATAAGGAAATACCCGCTGTGCTCGAACGGATTGCGGAGCGTTTGCCTGCCGTGCTGATCGATACGTTTCGCGCGCAGTGGAACGGACTGGAGAAGCTTGATGAGCAGATCGCTGAGATCGAGCGTCGGATGCGCGAGTGGAAGAAAGAGGATAAGGCGGTCAAGGCCATCAGCGAGATTCCCGGTGTTGGATTACTGACGGCAACAGCAGCTGTCGCGATGATGGGAGATGCGAAAGCGTTCAGTTCGGGACGAGAGTTTGCCGCGTGGGTTGGGATCGTGCCGAAGCAGACGGGTTCGGGCGGCAAGGTGAACTTGCATGGCATATCAAAGCGCGGCGACACATATCTGCGCACCCTGCTGATTCACGGTGCACGATCTGTGCTGACGCATGCGAAAGAGCCCGGTGAGTGGGTCGAACAAATCCAGAAGCGGCGGCCAAAAAATGTCGTAATCGTCGCGTTAGCCAACAAGATGGCGCGAACGATCTGGGCAGTTCTTGCCCATGACCGGCAGTACCAGAAGGGATACGTGAGCGTGAAACCCGTCTAA
- the stbB gene encoding StbB family protein: MKVAVLNFSGNPGKTTLVDHLLAPRMNALRFEIETLNAGSADTGALRLKGRDYGGLQEGLMTLDSAIVDVGASNVEEFIKQMGQFEGSHEEFDYFVVPAVSEKKQQTDTVNTIETLVGLGVPAQKIRVVFNKVELEDASDVPRLFRTIFGLHEDTRSFTLRADAVVFKNEIFERLRGLNKTVADVIADDTDYRAMLREASDDASRSRAVSMISAQRLARSAHKNLDNVYRALFR; this comes from the coding sequence ATGAAAGTCGCCGTTTTAAATTTCAGCGGGAATCCGGGTAAGACCACGCTGGTCGATCACCTGCTTGCGCCGCGCATGAACGCGCTCAGATTCGAGATCGAGACCCTCAATGCCGGCTCGGCCGACACCGGCGCGCTGCGCCTTAAGGGCCGCGACTATGGCGGGCTGCAAGAGGGCCTGATGACGCTCGACTCGGCCATCGTCGACGTGGGCGCGTCCAACGTCGAGGAATTCATCAAACAGATGGGCCAATTCGAAGGTTCACACGAAGAGTTTGACTACTTCGTGGTGCCTGCGGTGAGCGAGAAAAAGCAACAAACTGACACCGTGAACACGATTGAGACACTGGTTGGCCTCGGTGTGCCGGCACAGAAAATCCGCGTGGTGTTCAACAAGGTCGAGCTCGAAGACGCGAGCGACGTGCCACGCCTGTTTCGCACGATCTTCGGCCTGCATGAAGACACCCGCAGTTTCACGCTGCGGGCAGACGCCGTGGTGTTCAAAAACGAGATTTTCGAGCGGCTGCGGGGGCTGAACAAGACCGTCGCCGACGTTATCGCGGACGACACGGACTATCGGGCCATGCTGCGCGAAGCGAGCGATGACGCGTCCCGCTCGCGCGCAGTGAGTATGATCTCCGCCCAGCGACTCGCTAGATCCGCGCACAAAAATCTCGATAACGTCTACCGGGCGTTGTTCAGGTGA
- a CDS encoding IS110 family transposase: protein MKHTTVGVDIAKNVMQLHYIDAETGEIVNKPVRRGAFLEHFANLAPCLVGMEACGGSQHWARKLTTMGHEVKLMPGKFVKAFVMGNKNDAADAKAIWLAVQHAGKSVAVKTETQQAVLGLHRMREQLVKFRTMQINGLRGLLAEYGEVTGKGRAALDKAIPGVLERLVDRLPAILIDTLREQWNGLAELDKQIASIERRLQTWMREDKASKAIAAIPGVGLLTATAAVATIGDAKTFKSGREFAAWIGLVPRQTGTGGKVHLHGISKRGDIYLRKLLIHGARSVLCLAKEPGPWAEGIKKRRPLNVAIVAQANRIARTIWAILAHDRQYERGYLSVKPV from the coding sequence ATGAAGCATACGACAGTGGGTGTGGACATTGCAAAGAACGTGATGCAGCTCCATTACATCGACGCAGAGACGGGCGAAATCGTGAACAAACCGGTGAGACGGGGCGCGTTTCTCGAACACTTCGCGAATCTGGCTCCGTGCCTGGTCGGGATGGAGGCGTGCGGTGGCTCACAGCACTGGGCCCGCAAGCTCACGACGATGGGCCACGAGGTGAAGCTGATGCCGGGGAAATTTGTGAAGGCGTTTGTGATGGGCAACAAAAACGACGCAGCCGACGCGAAAGCCATCTGGCTAGCCGTGCAGCATGCAGGCAAATCGGTTGCGGTAAAGACGGAAACACAACAGGCGGTACTGGGACTGCACCGGATGCGCGAACAGTTGGTGAAGTTCCGCACAATGCAGATTAATGGCTTGCGCGGCCTGCTTGCCGAGTACGGCGAAGTGACGGGCAAAGGCCGGGCTGCGCTGGATAAGGCGATCCCCGGTGTACTGGAGCGACTGGTCGATCGTCTGCCGGCGATTCTGATCGACACGTTGCGCGAGCAATGGAACGGGTTGGCGGAGCTAGATAAACAGATTGCGAGCATCGAGCGACGTCTGCAGACGTGGATGAGAGAGGACAAAGCGAGCAAAGCGATTGCGGCGATACCGGGCGTTGGTCTGCTGACGGCGACGGCGGCTGTTGCGACGATAGGCGATGCGAAGACGTTCAAATCTGGGCGAGAGTTCGCGGCTTGGATTGGATTGGTTCCGAGGCAAACGGGTACGGGTGGCAAGGTGCATCTGCACGGAATCAGTAAGCGAGGCGATATATATCTACGCAAGCTGTTGATCCACGGTGCGCGCAGCGTGCTGTGTCTGGCGAAAGAGCCAGGGCCGTGGGCCGAAGGAATCAAAAAGCGGCGACCGCTAAACGTAGCAATCGTGGCTCAGGCCAACAGGATTGCCCGCACGATCTGGGCGATCCTGGCGCACGACAGGCAGTACGAACGGGGTTACCTGAGCGTGAAGCCGGTTTAA
- the mobF gene encoding MobF family relaxase has translation MLNVTPIRGNNQYAAAHYFAAADDYYAKDHPGEWQGEGARLLGLTGPIEQAQFSRLLDGRLPNGERIQTTFDTTAHKKRMGLDLTFSAPKSVSMQALVAGDREVSAAHDRAVTRALEQAERLAEARKKVKGKSCHERTGNMVIGKFRHEMSRAKDPQLHTHAVVLNMTRRADGAWRALSNEDIFRVQHEIDALYKAELAHSLQKLGYAIRLVDDKGKFELAHISREQIEAFSARSYVIEQALADEGKTRASATALEKQVISLATRPRKDESDQQIIKQYWLEKSRELGIDYGARSPLDGHSEGPRSALDRAAALSLPVGLTPAQAVVQYAINHLTEREAVVQESALTATALRRAVGLAGMEEVRAEIRRLVEQGALIEAVSTYRAAGSRDGPALSPAGWASFLGEREGLTQQEARAYVAQAIQRGSLVPAETRYTTHKALAREKAILAIERSGRAALAPILTPAAVKTALEGSRLNADQRSAVEAIVATAHRFVGIQGDAGTGKTYTVNQAVALIRQASSGGGGGERGQGGYRTVALAPYGNQVTALRNAGLDAHTLASFLRAKDKSIDARTIVVLDEAGVVGARQMEQLMRAVEQAGARMVMIGDTKQTEAIEAGKPFAQLQQGGMPTTRIREITRQQDRELKTAVEHAAEGRVTQSLAHLKHVEEFREPTERHRAIVADYIALTEAERRDTLIVAGTNDARREINRMVRGSLALTGNGREFDTLTRVDMTQAQRRFAPSYQPGMVIQPERDYHRAGLMRGKTYRVREALPGNMLVLQRPDGTMATLNPRRATQLSVYQLERAELAVGDTVRINRNDAGRDLTNGDRMRVAGVSGGAVTLESLEPREGRPVRSLELPSTRPLHLEHAYASTVHSAQGLTSERALIALDTRSRTTSMNLYYVAISRARQEARVYTNSLGELPDAIARRFDRSTALALQRERQWLRRAAGLPPKGALDGKSALSRQPLGSLEPQRKAPASGKEPAGYGRFD, from the coding sequence ATGCTCAACGTGACCCCGATTCGCGGCAACAACCAGTATGCGGCGGCGCACTATTTTGCAGCCGCCGACGATTACTACGCCAAGGACCACCCCGGCGAGTGGCAGGGGGAAGGGGCGCGGCTGCTTGGACTCACCGGGCCGATCGAGCAGGCCCAATTCTCGCGCCTGCTCGATGGCCGGCTGCCCAACGGCGAGCGCATTCAGACGACGTTCGATACGACCGCTCACAAAAAACGCATGGGGCTGGACCTCACGTTTTCGGCCCCGAAATCGGTGTCGATGCAGGCGCTTGTCGCCGGCGACCGTGAGGTCAGTGCAGCGCACGACCGTGCCGTTACACGGGCCCTTGAGCAGGCCGAGCGGCTCGCTGAGGCCCGCAAGAAGGTCAAGGGCAAGAGCTGTCACGAGCGTACCGGAAATATGGTCATCGGCAAGTTCCGGCACGAGATGAGCCGGGCCAAGGACCCCCAACTTCACACGCACGCCGTCGTACTGAACATGACACGACGCGCCGACGGCGCGTGGCGTGCGCTGTCGAACGAGGACATCTTCCGTGTACAACATGAGATCGATGCCCTGTACAAGGCCGAGCTTGCACACAGCCTACAGAAACTGGGCTATGCCATTCGACTCGTCGATGACAAGGGCAAGTTCGAGCTGGCGCATATCAGCCGCGAGCAGATCGAGGCGTTTTCGGCACGTAGCTACGTGATCGAGCAAGCGCTTGCCGACGAAGGGAAAACGAGGGCGTCGGCAACCGCACTGGAAAAACAGGTGATCTCGCTGGCGACGCGGCCGCGCAAAGACGAATCCGACCAGCAGATCATCAAGCAATATTGGCTGGAGAAAAGCCGCGAACTGGGCATCGACTACGGCGCCCGCTCGCCGCTCGACGGCCACAGCGAGGGTCCACGCAGCGCGCTCGATCGCGCTGCGGCACTGAGCCTGCCAGTCGGACTCACGCCAGCGCAGGCGGTAGTGCAATACGCGATCAACCATCTGACCGAACGTGAAGCCGTGGTGCAGGAAAGCGCGCTCACGGCGACGGCCCTGCGCCGCGCAGTCGGGCTGGCAGGCATGGAGGAGGTGCGTGCCGAGATCCGGCGGCTGGTCGAACAGGGGGCGCTGATCGAGGCGGTGTCAACCTACCGCGCGGCCGGATCCAGGGATGGACCGGCGCTCTCGCCGGCCGGCTGGGCGAGCTTTTTGGGTGAACGCGAAGGTTTGACCCAGCAGGAGGCCCGCGCTTATGTGGCTCAGGCCATCCAGCGCGGCTCTCTTGTGCCGGCCGAGACGCGTTATACGACCCACAAGGCGCTCGCGCGCGAGAAGGCGATACTCGCCATCGAACGCAGCGGCCGCGCCGCCCTCGCGCCGATCCTGACGCCCGCAGCGGTCAAAACGGCGCTCGAAGGTTCCCGACTGAACGCTGACCAGCGCTCGGCCGTGGAGGCTATCGTCGCGACGGCGCACCGGTTCGTCGGCATCCAGGGCGACGCCGGCACCGGCAAAACCTACACCGTCAATCAGGCGGTCGCGCTCATCCGGCAGGCGTCGAGTGGCGGGGGCGGCGGTGAGCGCGGTCAGGGCGGTTACCGCACCGTCGCGCTCGCGCCGTACGGCAACCAGGTCACGGCGCTCAGGAACGCGGGGCTCGACGCACACACGCTGGCAAGCTTTCTGCGTGCCAAAGACAAGTCTATCGATGCCAGGACGATCGTCGTGCTGGACGAGGCGGGCGTCGTCGGCGCCCGCCAGATGGAACAGCTCATGCGCGCCGTCGAGCAGGCCGGCGCGCGTATGGTGATGATCGGCGACACCAAGCAGACCGAGGCCATCGAGGCTGGCAAGCCGTTCGCGCAACTCCAGCAGGGCGGCATGCCCACCACGCGCATCCGCGAGATTACGCGGCAGCAAGACCGCGAGCTCAAAACGGCGGTCGAACACGCCGCCGAGGGCCGCGTCACGCAGTCGCTTGCGCATCTCAAGCACGTGGAAGAATTCAGGGAGCCGACCGAGCGGCATCGCGCCATCGTCGCCGACTACATCGCACTGACCGAAGCCGAGCGCCGCGACACGCTGATCGTCGCCGGCACGAACGATGCCCGCCGCGAGATCAACCGCATGGTGCGGGGCTCTCTGGCGCTCACGGGGAACGGGCGCGAGTTCGACACCTTGACGCGCGTGGACATGACGCAGGCGCAGCGCCGCTTTGCCCCGAGCTATCAGCCGGGCATGGTGATCCAGCCCGAGCGCGACTACCACAGAGCCGGTCTGATGCGGGGGAAAACCTACCGCGTCCGGGAAGCGTTGCCGGGCAATATGCTGGTCCTGCAACGCCCGGACGGCACTATGGCCACCCTCAACCCGCGCCGCGCGACGCAGCTCAGCGTCTACCAGCTCGAGCGCGCCGAACTTGCCGTCGGCGATACCGTGCGGATCAATCGCAACGATGCCGGGCGCGACCTAACCAACGGCGATCGCATGCGGGTCGCCGGGGTGAGCGGCGGCGCCGTCACGCTCGAATCGCTCGAGCCACGCGAAGGCCGGCCGGTGCGCTCGCTTGAGCTGCCGTCCACGAGGCCACTGCATCTCGAGCACGCTTACGCCTCGACCGTTCACAGCGCGCAGGGCCTGACCAGTGAGCGCGCACTGATTGCGCTCGATACGAGAAGCCGCACCACGTCGATGAACCTCTATTACGTTGCCATCAGCCGGGCGCGGCAGGAGGCCCGCGTCTACACGAACTCGCTCGGCGAGCTGCCGGACGCCATCGCCCGGCGCTTTGACAGGAGTACGGCACTGGCGCTCCAGCGCGAACGACAGTGGCTGCGCCGCGCGGCAGGGCTACCGCCCAAAGGCGCGCTCGACGGCAAGTCGGCGCTATCGCGGCAGCCGCTAGGGTCGCTTGAGCCGCAGCGCAAGGCGCCGGCGAGCGGCAAGGAACCAGCGGGGTACGGGCGCTTTGACTGA
- a CDS encoding type IV secretion system DNA-binding domain-containing protein — MQKHEVENATLLFGVILPITGWLAGAWAARVPLRPLPEALTVALHLTPHHPLITGGAMLGLGLAAASSYLVHEYGDDGFRGAPYRRWMRGARMANWHRVRRLVNAANRRENRRRRKNEATAPVLAPIMIGAMPMPIHLENRNTLICASVGAGKSVAMESMIASVVKRRDKMAVIDPNGTFYSKFGFPGDAILNPFDRRTAGWTLFNEIKGVHDFDRMAKSVIPPQVDPNDEQWCAYARDVLADTMRKLVETDNPDQDRLVNLLVREDGEAIREFLSNTDSQGYFRVNAEKAIASIQFMMNKYVRPLRFMSQGDFSLHTWVHDPCAGNLFITWREDMRTAQRPLVATWIDTICATILSYAPMTGARLWLFLDELESLGKLESFIPAATKGRKHGLRMVGTIQDWAQLDEAYGTEAAKTLLACFRNYLIFGASNALNADKASEILGKQHVERVQVTSNAGRGGAGRSRHVLASPPEPVVMDSEISNLRDLHGYVMFAEDFPIARITLPYVNYPHRATAIEVK, encoded by the coding sequence ATGCAGAAACATGAAGTCGAGAACGCCACGCTGCTCTTTGGCGTCATTCTGCCGATCACCGGCTGGCTCGCCGGCGCGTGGGCGGCCCGTGTCCCGCTTAGACCGCTCCCGGAAGCGCTCACCGTCGCGTTGCACCTGACGCCGCACCATCCGCTCATCACCGGCGGGGCTATGCTTGGCCTGGGCCTTGCCGCAGCGAGCAGCTATCTAGTCCACGAATACGGTGACGATGGCTTCCGCGGCGCCCCGTATCGCCGTTGGATGCGCGGCGCCCGCATGGCGAACTGGCATCGCGTCAGGCGCCTGGTCAACGCGGCCAACCGTCGCGAGAACCGGCGTCGGCGTAAGAACGAGGCGACCGCGCCAGTCTTGGCCCCGATCATGATCGGCGCAATGCCGATGCCGATCCATCTTGAGAACCGCAATACGCTGATTTGCGCGTCCGTGGGCGCAGGCAAGTCCGTGGCGATGGAAAGCATGATCGCCTCGGTGGTCAAGCGCCGCGACAAGATGGCGGTGATCGATCCCAACGGCACTTTCTATTCCAAGTTCGGCTTTCCCGGCGACGCAATTCTCAACCCGTTCGACCGCCGCACGGCAGGCTGGACGCTGTTTAACGAGATCAAGGGCGTGCACGACTTTGACCGCATGGCCAAGAGCGTGATCCCGCCGCAGGTCGATCCCAACGACGAGCAATGGTGCGCCTACGCGCGCGACGTGCTCGCCGACACCATGCGCAAACTGGTCGAGACGGACAACCCCGATCAGGACAGGCTCGTGAACCTGCTGGTGCGAGAGGATGGCGAGGCGATCCGCGAGTTCCTCTCGAACACCGATTCGCAAGGCTACTTTCGCGTGAACGCCGAGAAGGCCATCGCCTCGATCCAGTTCATGATGAACAAGTATGTGCGGCCGCTGCGCTTCATGAGCCAGGGCGACTTCTCGCTGCACACGTGGGTGCACGATCCTTGTGCTGGCAATCTGTTCATCACGTGGCGGGAAGACATGCGCACGGCGCAACGGCCGCTGGTGGCCACGTGGATCGACACGATTTGCGCCACGATCCTGAGCTACGCGCCGATGACCGGCGCCCGTTTATGGCTGTTTCTCGACGAACTCGAGTCGCTCGGCAAGCTCGAGTCGTTTATCCCGGCCGCGACCAAGGGGCGCAAGCACGGCCTGCGCATGGTCGGCACGATCCAGGATTGGGCGCAACTCGACGAAGCTTACGGCACGGAGGCGGCCAAGACGCTGCTCGCGTGCTTTCGTAACTATCTCATCTTCGGCGCGTCGAACGCGCTGAATGCGGACAAGGCCAGTGAGATCCTCGGCAAGCAGCATGTCGAGCGCGTTCAGGTCACCTCCAACGCCGGCCGGGGTGGGGCCGGCCGCAGCCGCCATGTGCTCGCGAGCCCACCCGAGCCGGTCGTGATGGATTCGGAAATCTCGAACCTGCGAGACCTACACGGCTACGTCATGTTTGCCGAGGACTTTCCGATTGCCCGCATCACGCTGCCCTATGTGAACTATCCCCATCGCGCAACGGCGATCGAGGTCAAGTAA
- a CDS encoding phospholipase D family protein, with amino-acid sequence MALATVAGAEGFTVSLLDEAHNAVAAEPGRAARAPTTQVVEVGFSPEAGAEALVLKVIAAANTSIRLAGYSFTSPTVVRALLDAKQRGVDVAVVVDDKGTRSTTSRQALNLLVNAGIPTRTVSVYAIHHDKYIVIDGLHVETGSFNYTASAATRNSENVLVLWNYPTLAAQYLAHWQSRWEQGQPYQSSY; translated from the coding sequence TTGGCCCTCGCCACCGTGGCCGGGGCCGAGGGCTTCACGGTCAGCTTGTTGGATGAAGCACACAACGCGGTGGCCGCCGAGCCGGGGCGCGCAGCGCGTGCGCCCACGACTCAAGTCGTTGAAGTGGGTTTTTCGCCGGAGGCAGGGGCCGAGGCGCTGGTGCTCAAGGTGATTGCTGCCGCGAACACGTCTATCCGGCTGGCCGGCTACAGCTTCACGTCGCCGACCGTCGTGCGCGCCCTGCTCGATGCGAAGCAGCGCGGCGTCGATGTGGCGGTCGTGGTCGATGACAAGGGCACCCGTTCGACCACTTCGCGGCAGGCGCTCAACCTGCTGGTCAACGCCGGCATTCCGACCCGCACGGTCAGCGTCTACGCGATCCACCACGACAAATACATCGTCATCGACGGCCTGCATGTCGAGACGGGCAGTTTCAACTACACGGCGTCCGCAGCGACGCGCAACAGCGAAAATGTGCTGGTCCTGTGGAATTACCCCACACTGGCCGCTCAGTATCTTGCGCATTGGCAAAGCCGCTGGGAGCAAGGCCAGCCGTACCAGTCCAGTTACTAG
- the virB11 gene encoding P-type DNA transfer ATPase VirB11, whose amino-acid sequence MSQIASFRAKLSLLTGYLDDPGITEIAINRPGEVWIGRQGQRYMQHADVPELNYRLLESLAEVTAAYTNQETDRERPLLAATMPINLAEGVDDTERGGYRVQVVRPPAVEEKTIALCIRKPTLLDIGLDQYREQGAFDCVNETLEDGDDSDERLRELYQGRKWEAFLRGAVRAHKNIVISAGANAGKTTLLNALLKEIPQHERIVTIEDAREIRPRQRNCLHLLYSRGGQGVARVTAVELLEAMLRLTPDRPIMGELRGAEAYAYLELLNSGHSGSITTIHADSPRLMYERLSQMVMRFGAAMSRDQIIAYAKSLIQVVVQFKRAADGRRYVSEILYEGA is encoded by the coding sequence ATGTCACAGATCGCTTCGTTTCGCGCCAAGCTCTCGCTGCTCACCGGCTATCTCGATGATCCGGGCATCACCGAAATCGCCATCAATCGGCCCGGGGAAGTGTGGATCGGCCGGCAGGGTCAACGCTATATGCAGCACGCCGATGTGCCCGAGCTGAACTACCGGCTGCTCGAGTCGCTGGCCGAGGTGACCGCCGCGTACACCAATCAGGAAACCGATCGGGAGCGCCCACTGCTGGCGGCCACGATGCCGATCAATCTGGCGGAGGGCGTCGATGACACCGAGCGCGGCGGCTACCGCGTGCAGGTCGTGCGCCCGCCGGCTGTCGAGGAAAAGACCATCGCGCTGTGTATTCGCAAGCCTACGCTGCTCGATATCGGTCTGGACCAATACCGCGAGCAGGGTGCGTTCGACTGCGTGAACGAGACGCTCGAGGACGGCGATGATTCGGACGAACGGCTGCGGGAACTGTACCAGGGACGCAAGTGGGAAGCATTTTTGCGCGGCGCGGTTCGAGCGCACAAGAACATTGTGATCTCGGCCGGTGCGAACGCCGGCAAGACCACGTTGCTTAACGCCCTGCTCAAAGAGATTCCCCAGCACGAGCGCATCGTGACGATTGAAGACGCACGCGAAATCCGGCCGCGCCAGCGCAACTGTCTGCACCTGCTGTATTCGCGTGGCGGGCAGGGCGTGGCTCGCGTCACGGCTGTGGAGCTCCTCGAAGCGATGCTGCGCCTCACACCCGACCGGCCCATCATGGGCGAGCTGCGCGGTGCGGAAGCGTATGCCTATCTCGAGCTGCTTAACTCCGGGCACTCCGGCTCAATCACGACGATTCATGCCGACAGCCCACGCCTGATGTACGAGCGCCTTTCGCAAATGGTGATGCGCTTCGGTGCGGCGATGAGCCGCGACCAGATTATTGCGTATGCGAAATCGCTGATTCAGGTAGTGGTCCAGTTTAAGCGCGCTGCGGATGGCCGCCGCTACGTCTCGGAGATCCTCTATGAAGGCGCTTAA
- a CDS encoding TrbI/VirB10 family protein, whose product MSDPARQPEEDREAAVREWEQHHNHSLVADGRKKKAGGIAMVAVAAAVLGAAGYIKHVSSEPAKPAGNSELSIAERKPVPKLKDQEVAGVPVAPSAPAAPAAVATTPASATPGDDPMAAQREQMAMQRQEQARRMLEARMKSAIIAPNTNNQAAGVRGDAGQTHAGTLGTGGGAQDPNSRFARAVSGNGVAVSQAKQIENLPYKILQGKLIEAVLEPRAISDLPGMVCATVQRDVYGTQGRHRLIPWGSRVCGVYSAEVRKGQDRLFVIWNTVRRPNGVEVALDSAGADQLGTAGMGGRVDTHFAEVFGMSALLSIIGAGAATVGVNPVDQYNSAAAYRQSVQQAAAQTSQSVLQPYINIAPTITVPAGSRVRIYVNKDLDFTPVYQADIDAARAAARHGGVTFIQ is encoded by the coding sequence ATGAGCGACCCTGCCAGACAACCTGAGGAGGACCGCGAGGCGGCCGTGCGCGAGTGGGAACAGCACCACAATCACTCGCTGGTGGCCGATGGCCGCAAGAAGAAGGCGGGCGGCATCGCCATGGTCGCAGTCGCGGCGGCCGTGCTCGGTGCTGCCGGGTACATCAAGCACGTCAGTAGCGAACCGGCGAAGCCGGCGGGTAACAGCGAGCTGAGCATTGCCGAGCGTAAGCCGGTACCGAAACTCAAGGATCAGGAGGTGGCGGGCGTACCGGTGGCGCCATCCGCACCCGCCGCGCCGGCCGCAGTGGCCACAACGCCGGCGAGCGCGACGCCAGGCGATGACCCGATGGCCGCCCAGCGCGAACAGATGGCAATGCAACGGCAGGAACAGGCACGCCGCATGCTCGAAGCGCGTATGAAGTCGGCCATCATCGCGCCGAACACCAACAACCAGGCGGCGGGCGTGCGCGGCGACGCAGGGCAGACGCATGCCGGCACACTTGGCACCGGTGGCGGCGCGCAAGACCCGAATTCGCGCTTCGCGCGAGCGGTCTCGGGCAATGGCGTTGCCGTCAGTCAGGCAAAGCAGATCGAGAACCTGCCCTATAAAATCTTGCAAGGCAAGCTCATCGAGGCCGTGCTGGAGCCGCGCGCGATCTCCGATTTGCCCGGCATGGTGTGCGCGACCGTGCAGCGCGACGTGTACGGCACGCAGGGCCGGCACAGGCTGATTCCCTGGGGTTCGCGCGTGTGCGGCGTGTATAGCGCCGAAGTGCGCAAGGGGCAGGACCGGCTGTTCGTGATCTGGAACACGGTGCGCCGGCCCAATGGCGTCGAGGTGGCGCTCGATAGCGCCGGTGCCGACCAGCTCGGCACAGCCGGAATGGGCGGCCGGGTGGACACGCATTTTGCGGAGGTCTTCGGCATGTCCGCGCTGCTGTCGATCATCGGTGCGGGCGCGGCGACCGTCGGGGTCAATCCTGTCGATCAGTACAACTCGGCGGCCGCCTATCGGCAGTCCGTGCAGCAGGCGGCTGCGCAAACCTCGCAGTCGGTGCTCCAGCCGTATATCAACATTGCGCCCACCATCACCGTGCCGGCCGGCTCGCGCGTGCGCATTTACGTGAACAAGGATCTCGATTTCACGCCGGTCTATCAGGCAGATATCGATGCCGCCCGCGCCGCCGCCAGGCATGGCGGCGTGACGTTCATCCAGTGA